Within the Oncorhynchus clarkii lewisi isolate Uvic-CL-2024 chromosome 2, UVic_Ocla_1.0, whole genome shotgun sequence genome, the region CCGAATACATAACCTCTGAGGAAATACACTCTTGTTCAGACTGATTCAGTTTCTCTGCACCTGGAGGTATACGCTCTTGTTCAGACTGATTCAGTTTCTCTGCACCTGAAGGTATATGCTCTTGCTCAGACTGATTCAGTTTCTCTCCACCTGAAGGTATACACTCTTGCTCAGACTGATTCAGTTTCTCTCCACCTGAAGGTATATGCTCTTGCTCAGACTGATTCAGTTTCTCTGCACCTGAAGGTATATGCTCTTGCTCAGACTGATTCAGTTTCTCTCCACCTGAAGGTATATGCTCTTGCTCAGACTGATTCAGTTTCTCTGCACCTGAAGGTATACACTCTTGCTCAGACTGATTCAGTTTCTCTCCACCTGAAGGTATATACTCGGACTCAGATTGATTCATTTTCTCTCCATCTGAGGGTATATGTTCTTGCTCACATATATCCAGTGTCTCTCCGCCTGAAGTTATATCCTCTTGTTCAGATTGATTCAGTTTCTCTCCGTCTGATGGTATGTGTTCTTGCACATATAGATTCAGTTTCTCTCCACCTGAAGGTATATACTCTGACTCGGATTGATTCATTTTCTCTCCGTCTGTTGGTATGTGTTCTTGTGCATTTACGTTCTGTTTCTCTCCGCCTGAAGTTATATACTCTTGTTCAGATTGATTTAGTTTCTCTCCGTTTGAAGGTAAATGCTCTGTCTCGGATTGATTCCGTTTCTCTCCTCCTGAAGTTATATCCTCTGTCTCGGATTGATTCAGTTTCTCTCCACCTGAAGTTATATCCTCTGTCTCGGATTGATTCCGTTTCTCTCCTCCTGAAGTTATATCCTCTGTCTCGGATTGATTCCGTTTCTCTCCTCCTGAAGGTATATTCTCTGTCTCGGATTGATTCCGTTTCTCTCCTCCTGAAGTTATATCCTCTGTCTCGGATTGATTCCGTTTCTCTCCTCCTGAAGTTATATCCTCTGTCTCGGATTGATTCAGTTTCTCTCCACCTGAAGTTATATCCTCTGTCTCGGATTGATTCAGTTTCTCTCCACCTGAAGTTATATCCTCTGTCTCGGATTGATTCAGTTTCTCTCCTCCTGAAGGTATATACTCGGGCTCGGATTGATTCAGTTTCTCTCCACCTGAAGGTATATACTCGGGCTCGGATTGATTCAGTTTCTCTCCTCCTGAAGGTATATCCTCTGTCTCGGATTGATTCAGTTTCTCTCCACCTGAAGTTATATCCTCTGTCTCGGATTGATTCAGTTTCTCTCCACCTGAAGTTATATCCTCTGTCTCGGATTGATTCAGTTTCTCTCCGCCTGAAGTTATATCCTCTGTCTCGGATTGATTCAGTTTCTCACCACCTGAAGTTATATCCTCTGTCTCGGATTGATTCAGTTTCTCTCCGCCTGAAGGTATATCCTCTGTCTCGGATTGATTCAGTTTCTCTCCACCTGAAGTTATATCCTCTGTCTCGGATTGATTCAGTTTCTCTCCGCCTGAAGTTATATCCTCTGTCTCGGATTGATTCAGTTTCTCTCCACCTGAAGTTATATCCTCTGTCTCGGATTGATTCAGTTTCTCTCCGCCTGAAGGTATATCCTCTGTCTCGGATTGATTCAGTTTCTCTCCTCCTGAAGGTATATCCTCTGTCTCGGATTGATTCAGTTTCTCTCCGCCTGAAGGTATATCCTCTGTCTCGGATTGATTCCGTTTCTCTCCACCTGAAGTTATATCCTCTGTCTCGGATTGATTTTGTTTCTCTCCACCTGAAGGTATATCCTCTGTCTCGGATTGATTCAGTTTCTCTCCACCTGAAGTTATATCCTCTGTCTCGGATTGATTCAGTTTCTCTCCTCCTGAAGGTATCTTCTCTTGTTCAGATTGATTCAGTTTCTCTCCGCCTGAGGGTATATACTCTTGTTCAGATTGATTCAGTCTCTCTCCACCTGAGGGTATATACTCTTGTTCAGATTGATTCAGTCTCTCTCCGCCTGAGGGTATATACTCTTGTTCAGATTGATTCAGTCTCTCTCCGCCTGAGGGTATATACTCTTGTTCAGGTTGATTCAGTCTCTCTGAGGGTATACACTTCTGTTCAGGTTGATTCAGTTTCTCTCCGCCTGAGGGTATATACACTTGCTCAGGTTGATTCAGTCTCTCTGAGGGTATATACTCTTGTTCAGGTTGATTCAGTTTCTCGCCGCCTGAGGGTATATACACTTGCTCAGGTTGGTTCAGTCTCTCTGAGGGTATATACTCTTGCTCAGGTTGATTCAGTCTCTCTGAGGGTATATACTCTTGTTCAGATTGATTCAGTCTCTCTGAGTGTATATACTCTTGCTCAGGTTGATTCAGTCTCTCTCCGCCTGAGGGTATATACTCTTGCTCGGATTGATTCAGTTTCTCTCTACCTGAAGTTATATCCTCTGTCTCGGATTGATTCAGTTTCTCTCCACCTGAAGTTATATCCTCTGTCTCGGATTGATTCAGTTTCTCTCCTCCTGAAGGTATCTTCTCTTGTTCAGATTGATTCAGATTCTCTCCATCTGAGGGTATGTGTTCTTGCACAGATAGATTCAGTTTCTCTCCGCCTGAGGGTATATACTCTTGTTCAGATTGATTCAGTCTCTCTCCGCCTGAGGGTATATACTCTTGTTCAGATTGATTCAGTCTCTCTCCGCCTGAGGGTATATACTCTTGTTCAGATTGATTCAGTCTCTCTCCGCCTGAGGGTATATACTCTTGTTCAGGTTGATTCAGTCTCTCTGAGGGTATATACTCTTGTTCAGATTGATTCAGTCTCTCTGAGGGTATATACTCTTGTTCAGATTGATTCAGTCTCTCTGAGTGTATATACTCTTGCTCAGGTTGATTCAGTCTCTCTGAGTGTATATACTCTTGCTCAGGTTGATTCAGTCTCTCTCCGCCTGAGGGTATATACTCTTGCTCGGATTGATTCAGTTTCTCTCCACCTGAAGTTATATCCTCTGTCTCGGATTGATTCAGTTTCTCTCCGCCTGAAGTTATATCCTCTGTCTCGGATTGATTCAGTTTCTCTCCTCCTGAAGGTATCTTCTCTTGTTCAGATTGATTCAGATTCTCTCCATCTGAGGGTATGTGTTCTTGCACAGATAGATTCAGTTTCTCTCCGCCTGAGGGTATATACTCTTGTTCAGATTGATTCAGTCTCTCTCCGCCTGAGGGTATATACTCTTGTTCAGATTGATTCAGTCTCTCTCCGCCTGAGGGTATATACTCTTGTTCAGATTGATTCAGTTTCTTGCCGCCTGAGGGTATATACACTTGCTCAGGTTGATTCAGTCTCTCTGAGGGTATATACTCTTGTTCAGGTTGATTCAGTTTCTCGCCGCCTGAGGGTATATACACTTGCTCAGGTTGATTCAGTCTCTCTGAGGGTATATACTCTTGCTCAGGTTGATTCAGTCTCTCTGAGGGTATATACTCTTGCTCAGGTTGATTCAGTCTCTCTGAGGGTATATACTCTTGTTCAGATTGATTCAGTCTCTCTGAGGGTATATACTCTTGCTCAGGTTGATTCAGTCTCTCTCCGCCTGAGGGTATATACTCTTGCTCAGATTGATTCAGTCTCTCTGAGTGTATCTGCTCTACCTCCTCACTGTATAATATGTCTTGTGTCTGGGGAAGTTCAGTGTGAGACTCAATTTGAAGACTCAGTACTGACTCGCTCTCAATCATCTGCCCAGTAAAGTGTTCACTGTAACTGGATATAGATAAATTCTCTAGCTCTTGCTCCACCAATCTATCAATTCTGTCTTCATTATAGTCCTCATCAGAGCACACCATGGAGTACTCTCCAGGTTCTGTAAGTTCCTCATAGGATTGCTCCTCTTCTGCCTCCTGAATCAACTGATCTACAGCATTCTCCTCATCGTTCTCCTGTGGAGCATGCTCCTTTGTTTGGCTAGCATCCATGTCCTCTTGGTGAGTGGAGCCCATGTTACTTTCCTGATCTATGACATCTCCTTCTGACTCTTCATACAGATATTCCATGGTGTCAAACTGTTTGGACTTGCTTTCGCCCCAGGTGTCTGTTCCTGTCTGGCAAACCTCCCTGTCCTCTTCACCATCACTGGAGTCACTCTCGCCCATGTGTGAAGCCTGAGTGTTGACATCCGTCTCGTCACTCTTGTAACGGATCAAGGGGTGTGTGTCGGCTAGTGTGTTGTCCTGAGCATAGCTGTCGCCTTCTAGCTCAGCCCTCCATGAAACAGAATTATTTTGACAGTAGTTTGCCTCATCATGATCCTCTTTGTCATTGTCGGATATATTCAGTTTCTCTCCGCCTGAAGGTATATGCTCTTGCTCAGACTGATTCAGTTTCTCTCCGTTTGAATTGATATACCTTTGCTCAGACTGATTCAGTTTCTCTCTGCCTGAAGGTATTTGCTCTTGCTCGAATTGATTTAGTTTCTCTTCATTTGAAGGTATATACTCTTGATCAGACCGATTGGATTGGGCTTCTCTGTTATTCCACATCTCTTCCTCTTTCATATGATACTTTCCGTCTTTCCAATCATCCATTCTTTCTCCAATTCCATTCTCTTCATTGTACCCTCCCACTCTATCCCATTCATCCTTTACATCCCCATTGGGGTTCAGTGCATGTTGTTCCTCACGTTTGTTAGACATATCATTTTCATCATCCACTTTTGTGAAATTTATGTCACCTTCCTCCACTCTTTCAACATGGTGAAATACCTCTTCTGACCATTGAGAAGCTTGAGCAGATTCAGATGAGATCATCTCCTCTTGGTTGAACTTATCGATTCTTTCTGTCATATCATTTTCCTTAATGAATCCTCCCAATCTTTCACGATCATCCTTACCATACCCATAGGGGTGCAATTCATCTTCCAATTGCTCCTCATGTTTGTTAGACATATCATTTTCATCCTCTTTTGGGAGATGAATAACATCTTCCTCCAGTCTTTTAACATGGCGAAATGCCTCTTCTGAACCGTGGGAGGCTTGAGTAGATTCATATGACATATTGTCCTCTTGGTTGAGCTCTATTGGCTTGTTGTAACTTTTCCCCGCCCCATACTCAAAAGCTTGACTGCTTGTGAAGGTCTCAAATGCTTGTTCTAGCACTGATGCAGTTTCAGATTCCAAGCCTTCATTTCCCGTCCATTCAGCATCTTTCTTTGCTGTTTCAAGATCTCTTTCCTCCGATGCATTCATGGGACCGTAAGGCATATCTAGTAGAGGTTCCTCTTTTTCAAAAGACATTTCAAAAGGTACATCATTATCATCATTCGCTGAGAAAGCAGAATGTGCCCCTGTCACCGAACCTGCTCTCTCATAGCTCACTGAAAGGCTGTAGAGCTCTTGAGCATCAGTGCTGAACACAGTTGGCATACTGAAGCTGGTCTCGACCCGGTGACTCATGGCAGATTCCAGAACAGGTTTCTCTTCAGCAAACCAGGTTCTGACTATGTTCtgatcctcttcctccttttccatATCCCACATGGATTGTTCCTTGTGGTCAGACCCAAGCAAAGATACAACATCAGCTCCTGCCTCTTCAGTGGGAGGTGAGAGAGGCTCAGCATAGTTGACTTCTTTATGGACATCTTGGGGTCTGAAGTGGTCGACTGAAATTCCGTCCTGTGGTACTTTGGGGTAAGGCGTTGAACAACTTACCTGGTGGTTGGACCCTACCCCAAAGTCGATATGCTCTTCTGTCTTTCGACAACTCTCAGGTGTTTCTTTCAGGGTTACCCGATTTTGAGTCCAGATTGGTGATGCGGACATCATTGTCACATTGGATCGTGGGCTTGCTCTATGGATGGTAGAGATGGGCCTGATCATGTGACTGGTAGCCAGCTGTGTCTGGAAGCTTTGCTTAACCCCTCGGGAGCTGGGCACTCCATCTGTGAATGACATAGGAAGATTATTGAATAGGTACACCATACATAATGGTACTGGGTAGGCCACAGGCCAGGGACTATTGTAGATAGACATCAATAAGGTTGAAATGACACTGACAGTAATCTTAACAATACCAGGAAACATTCACCAATGCTTTGATTGTAAGACAAAAAGCAATCTCTGTCTATTCCaaaatgtcttcagtattatCTTAGGTTGACAGAGATCTTGAAACCCCATCCCAAAGGCAATATTAGGAGACATGTTCTCCTGAACAGAGGTTAGACAGTAATGGAGAGATATTGATCATGACTTCCTTCCCCTCCAGTCTGAATTACCGGAAAGCAAAGCCATATGGCTCAATGACCTTTGGGGACTCTAGGTAGCTTGCGTTACAGAGCACAAAGCGTCTAGCTCAGCCCCCTAACCAACCCACACCACCCCCCACTCGTTTTGGTCTAATGTGAATATATACACTGTACAGTGCAGAGTCAGGACTCGCCCACCTTAAGTATGAGGAAGATTCCTTTTGGTTTACAGTACAATTATACAGCAACAGGAGTACATGTCatggaggtgttggctttgacaGCTATCAATATCatgttgtattacaacacagtCACTAATCTAGCTGGCAGATTCCTGTATGAAGTGATCATTTACCAGAGATGTAGGTACTCCTTAGCTGATTTGTTGAAGAGAAATCCCCCTTCAGACTTTCATTGTCCAGTAAAGCGCTGAAGGAAAAGAGCAGACACAGACAAACGAGAGAAGGATTCATAAAGGGAAAGTGATGTAACATTTTTTTGCAACACTATCTAGAAAATCTTATGTCCTGGTTAGAAGCAGCTTGAATACTAATGTGACGAATAACCAAAATAATTTGTACTTTGGCCACACTAGGGGGTATTCTGAAATGATGTGTCATAGGGTGGGGTGAGAGGAGTGAAGTGGGAGGGCTTTTGTTGCCAACATGAGATCTGTTGTTATGGAAATGTGGGGACGACATTGTCATTTGACGAGCCATCTGCTGTGCATACCACTGCCATCAATTCCCCCTCTCACATACTCACAGCCTAAAATACAGGCATGCACGCCCTGAAATTCTGATTAGCCCAAGCAGAACTAATACCATTTGTATTCACAGATGTGGACCATGCCCATTCCATCACACATTCAAACCAACATCTCTAATGAAACAATACTTAGAAATACTTATAAACTGGTGGACATGTATATCCCAATATGATCCCAGAATCACATTCCAAGTGTTGCTCAATGTGTTCTGTTGCGCATTGGGATCTACTGTATAGGTGCCGATAATATGAATTTGATGCATTTACGAAATCTCTTTTGAGACTTGCTGTCTGCTTCTCCCCCTGCCTCTTATTCCTGTTCCTCTAGACTCCCATAGCTCATACGTTGGTCATCCCCTGCTGATACCTTGGGGTGACTATGGAGGGGGAAGAGACCAAGGGAAAGAGAAAGGCGCCACTATAGAGGCCCATATAAAGTTACCCTGCTCAAGACAGCTGAGACTGGCCTTTTCAAGGGGATGACCTTTTGGGTCAGACGGCTGAGCCCTATTGGACAACAGGCCTTGGACATCTACATATTGTTCCACATTCTCACAGGGGGAGGGGTGATGGGGCTCAGTCTGAACTTCCAGTTGAAAAGCCATCTTTGAATGTGAAAAACTAGACATCTGAATCAGCATGGACATGGGGGCTAATAATGACGGCTTTCTCACAAATCGGTAGAAAAGTAAAAAGAAAAAGAACATGTTTGGAAAATAACTATTGGAAAAGAAGAGGAAGATAGTAGTGAACATGGGATGATTGTGACATTTGCCTCAATTTTCATATTCTGATCGACAGGCTTTTTTGCAGACGTCAAACATGCGTGGGCTTGGTGTCACTTTTTCAGCTGTTGCCGCCTTCATCAGAGTTCAAACCAACTTGAGGTGACACTTTTATTTGAACATTCCCACGTCTctcttacattaaaaaaaatgacaCTACCTCTTATCACCTTTGGCTGTGTGCCAATAGTCTTTCATGGCTTCCTCCCCGTGTCTCCTTTCCCTCTACAGTTGATAAGTAAAATAGCTGGATGGATGGCCATCAACATACTTTCATCTGTCATGGTCTATCCGATCAGTGGTTGTGAAGATAAACAAGTTAGTTAAGACTGAAGTCCAACTTGAGATCATTGTGTACAAGTAATGTTTTCAAGCAAAGCTCcaattgacatcaatgcatgatttaCTAGTTACCCTTTAGCATTTGGCCCAAAATGTCGATAGTTTCCTGCTAAAGATATGATGAGAGAGGTACTGTAGCTTCTGATATATGTACAGTGACATGTACCGTACCTGTATGTGGCCACCTCCATGCCCAGAGACATCTTCAGCTGCAGCAGACCCCTACTTTCTGTCAGGAGAGTGTCAATCTGATTTCCCAGCGCCCCCTTCTCCATCTCCAACACGTCCAGATGGGCCTGTGGAacaggaaaagggaagagaatTGATTGAAAATGGCATTGATGTTATCCAACCATAGCACATGAACAGGTATTGAAGGCACCGAATTATGGTTCCTGGTCCCATGGCAAGAGCTTATGACCAGCATAGAACATAGAATGTTCAATGTTGTGTTCCCTGCATCTAATGGTTGGGCCCCAGTGTGGATTTTTGACCTTTCTGGACAAATAATGACCTGGAACTAATTCCCAGAGCCCCAGCCTAGGCAGAGTCCAACATGCTGTTTCTGTCCAAACATTTCATTAGCATTTCAAATGAAAGGGAGCACAATATAAGCCTTCTCAGAGATACTGCGTTGGTATGTTTCTACGTCATAGATATCATCAGACTCATTTGGACAAAAACACCTTGTTTTCATAAAATTACCATATTGTTCCTGTTTTTATTTTGGGCCATGTCCATTTGAAAAACGTTCTGCTATGACACTTTGTTTTGCCCTGGTTTGCTCAACTGGAAGCAGCTTTAGCTGTCTCGATTAACTGGCAAGATACACAACGAAGCACATTGTAATTTGTCTTTGGACTGAAATCATTTGAAGGTCCTAAATCCCAGACAGCAGTCACATTCAGACAACACACTCAAGATGTTTTAAACAATGCATGATTATTAAAGCATAACTCGATATGGAATTTAATAGTATGGTTAGGAATCTCACTTATATGGCTCAGTTCAGGTTCAGGTGAACAGGAGTTTTAAATCATCTAATTGACACTGTTTTATGATTGAATTGGCAAATGACACTGTTAACAAAGTTACCTATGAGATATTGACATGAATAAACCCACACCCATAAATACGCCCACACCAAAGACCAGGGTCGGCTACTTTAACTGTTCTTACCTGCAGGTTTTGTATCTCTTGCCTCTGCATGTCTCTCTGTTTGGCCACACTCCTCTCCAGACACTGCCTTCTAGCCTGGGCTGATTGCAGCTCATTCTCCAGGGCCTGAAGTTTCAGCTGGCTCTCATTCTTCTCCTGGCCCACCTGGGCCAACCgggttctggcctggtttagagaCTCGTCCAGGCTGTCCACCTGGCCCTGAAACACCATGGCCGCCTCATGCCACGCCCTGACAGCCATCTGGGAGTACTCCTCACCTAGCTCCTGGAGGCTGGGCAGCTGGGTGCCCGTTTGGGGTGGAGGGGGTGGCAGTGCAGGTCTGACATGGATTAGTGTAGCCTGGAAGCCGGCAACATCTTCCTGGTGGGTTTTTATCTGGAACTGGATTTGTTTCTCTAGCTGGCTCACCTTCTCTCCTAACCAGATctgagccctcctctcctcctccatctgctTCCTGCTGTCTGCCAGCTTCTTCTTCACCTCCCCATGGGCGTCCGCCTCCCACTGTCTCTGCAGCCCCAGGACGTGGAGCTCTTCACCCAGGCTCCCTAGCTCCAGCTCCACCCGATCCTTCTCCCTCCAGACTTCCTCTACCTCTTGCCTGGCCAGGCTCAGCTTGTCCTCCAGGCCCATCCGCCCCCCCTGGCCGCTGCCCCTCAGGGCCTGGATCTCCTGGCATAGTAGCTTGTTCTCCTCCTCCAGCAGCCTCACTCGGCCCAGGTAGGTCTCCAGGCGTTGGTTGAGGTTCAGCATCTGGAGCTTGTCGTCAGTCCGGTGGCTGTGGTGGTGTCGGAGGCGGTGGAGCtccatgtcagagagagaggacagatagtAATGCTGGTTGAgtaattcaattttttttaagtAAAGAATTCCTCACCCTGGAGCGAGCAGGTTCTGGCAATGTGTGTGAGGTGCTgattcggtctctctctctctctctctctctccaagcctGTGTGTGATGGTCAGAATGTGCTGTGAGGCTGCTTGCTTCCTGGAGTGTGACCGCTGGTGAGACACTCTCCTTTCATACTGGAATTAATGCAGGGGGAGGGCAGAGGGGAAgaaaggggaggagggatggagaggagggaagagagggaggtgggagtGAGCGGTGATGTCATTTGGGGGTTAACTCTAGCTCTGCTGGGAAGGTATTTTTCTTATTCACTGGGAGAAATTCACATTTTGATTGAATGATTTCTGTTATCTCTCTACAAGTACATATTCAGTTGTAATTTATGAAATGATGTATTTCTTTAGACCATTTCTTTTTCTGATAAAACATATTGTGTGTAATTGTTAGACTACTGGATGTAATATGTAAGGCTAAATGTCAAAGCACGAATACAATACTCTAATACGTCACTGTAAATGAAGAGACTTGACAGGAAGCCTAGAGGAAACATTTGTAGTTGGACTAAGACAACTCTGATTGTCACACATGTTTAGAAACTATAGGCTAAATCAATCTAATTGGATAGttttttgataaaaaaaattgtGATGTATCGACTTCTCAGATCCATTTTGACCTCACTACTACCCTCTGGTGACAGTATTTCAACATTGTCGCAGCCCCACGTCCATACAGTATCAAGTCCACTTCCATTCAACCTTGATCTTCTGGTTGGGAAAGGGGGGTACTTAATCAATTGTGCATCTGAATGCcaacaactgaaatgtgtcttccgcatttaacccaacccctctggcTCAATAGTGTCCTGAAGATCTATTGCAGACATATGGGAAATGAATTACAGACAAATGAGAAACACATTACGACATGTTCTGAAGTCTTAGCAAGCCAGGGTATTCCCTTTAACTTGTAAGCCAGTCAACCACAATGTGAATTGGCAAACTTCTCAAACTTCTCAAGCAACCACTGACAGGAGGGTATGGCATGTCTTCAGAGGTGCACTCATGCTAAAACAAGTGAGCATAGAATGAGATACACTATGTACAAAACTAGTTCTGTTTTCCATGCACAGTTGTCTGCCTATTGTTTCCATACAGTTTTTCATATTGAGTACAGGTGTATTGACAATGGCACGTCAACATGACTTCCTCTTCTCAGTCAGGTGAAATTGTTGTCTGACATGAGTAATGCAAACCAGAGTCTAAGCAGAAGTACTAAAACAGGTCCTAATTGGAGCCATCACCACTCGTATAGATCAATACTGGGTAAGGTTTCTCTGTACTTGTATCTCTAAGAAACACACTGTTGACAACTAAAGGATGTCAGAAGAGCTGCATTATTCTACAGTGGTTTTCAAGAATCCCATGATTTCTTTGCTGGAAGGTGAGTCTTGGCCTTTCTTTCTCATCTCTTCATCAATGTCACtcccttttattttatttctttcagtTTCAAAAAATGTCAATTCCAGACTGAAGACTATAACAATCACAGTTGTGTGTGAATATTCCAAGTAAAGGGTCCATAAATCAAGTGATCCAGATATGGCTGCTACAGTATGCTGAATCATGTTCATGTTTTTCAACTCTGACTTGTTGTTTTAATCAAGTACAAATTACATTCTTAACCCATTTAATCGCATGGGtcacaatagcaagactatatttGTTGTACTTTACAGGCTCTAGAGAAGTTAAAGTTGTATTTAGAATCAATGTTTCAAATATTATACATTATCATTTCATTTAGAGAAGTTTCATTTGATTTCTCAAAAATGGTCAGAAGACCACAAGCATATTTCTCCAAGATGTACTTTTACAGACAAACTTGGCACCAGAGGTCTGTACTCAACAGCTTTAAAAACAAATACGTtgttgaaataaaaatatattttccctatgaatatattttttaaacggtCTAGTTTATAAACACTATATATAccgaagtatgtggacacttgttcaaattagtggatttggctatttcagccacacccgttgctgacaggtgtataaaattgagcacacagttatgcaatctccataaacaaacattggcagtagaatgtacttactgaagagctcagtgactttcaacgtggtaccgtcataggatgctaccttaccaacaagtcagtttatcAAATTTCTGTCCTGATAGAGCTGCCCCGCTCAATTAAgtcctgttattgtgaagtggaaacaatgAGGAGCAACAACagttcagccgcgaagtggtaggccacacaagctcacagaacggaaccacCTAGTGATGAAGTGCATACCGTGTAAATATTGCCTGTTCTCggttgcagcactcactaccgagttccaaattgcctctggaagcaacatcagcacaagaactgttagtcgggagcttcatgacatgggtttccatggctgagcagcgcacacaagcctaagatcaccatgtgcaatgtcaCGCGTAGGCTGCAGTGGTGTAATGCTCACTGCTATTGGACTCTtgagcagtggaaactcgttctctggagtgatgaatcacgcttccccATCTGGCGGTCTGATGGACgattctgggtttggcggatgccaggaggacgctacctgccccaatgcatagtgccaactgtaaagtttggtggaggaggaataatctCTGGGGacgtttttcatggttcggattaggcaccttagttccagtgaagggaaatcttaacactacggcatacaatgacattttagacgattctgttctttcaactttgtggcaaccttttagggaaggtcctttcctgatttagcatgacaatgcccccatgcacaaagcaaggtccatacagaaatggtttgt harbors:
- the LOC139365096 gene encoding nestin-like, which translates into the protein MELHRLRHHHSHRTDDKLQMLNLNQRLETYLGRVRLLEEENKLLCQEIQALRGSGQGGRMGLEDKLSLARQEVEEVWREKDRVELELGSLGEELHVLGLQRQWEADAHGEVKKKLADSRKQMEEERRAQIWLGEKVSQLEKQIQFQIKTHQEDVAGFQATLIHVRPALPPPPPQTGTQLPSLQELGEEYSQMAVRAWHEAAMVFQGQVDSLDESLNQARTRLAQVGQEKNESQLKLQALENELQSAQARRQCLERSVAKQRDMQRQEIQNLQAHLDVLEMEKGALGNQIDTLLTESRGLLQLKMSLGMEVATYSALLDNESLKGDFSSTNQLRSTYISDGVPSSRGVKQSFQTQLATSHMIRPISTIHRASPRSNVTMMSASPIWTQNRVTLKETPESCRKTEEHIDFGVGSNHQVSCSTPYPKVPQDGISVDHFRPQDVHKEVNYAEPLSPPTEEAGADVVSLLGSDHKEQSMWDMEKEEEDQNIVRTWFAEEKPVLESAMSHRVETSFSMPTVFSTDAQELYSLSVSYERAGSVTGAHSAFSANDDNDVPFEMSFEKEEPLLDMPYGPMNASEERDLETAKKDAEWTGNEGLESETASVLEQAFETFTSSQAFEYGAGKSYNKPIELNQEDNMSYESTQASHGSEEAFRHVKRLEEDVIHLPKEDENDMSNKHEEQLEDELHPYGYGKDDRERLGGFIKENDMTERIDKFNQEEMISSESAQASQWSEEVFHHVERVEEGDINFTKVDDENDMSNKREEQHALNPNGDVKDEWDRVGGYNEENGIGERMDDWKDGKYHMKEEEMWNNREAQSNRSDQEYIPSNEEKLNQFEQEQIPSGREKLNQSEQRYINSNGEKLNQSEQEHIPSGGEKLNISDNDKEDHDEANYCQNNSVSWRAELEGDSYAQDNTLADTHPLIRYKSDETDVNTQASHMGESDSSDGEEDREVCQTGTDTWGESKSKQFDTMEYLYEESEGDVIDQESNMGSTHQEDMDASQTKEHAPQENDEENAVDQLIQEAEEEQSYEELTEPGEYSMVCSDEDYNEDRIDRLVEQELENLSISSYSEHFTGQMIESESVLSLQIESHTELPQTQDILYSEEVEQIHSERLNQSEQEYIPSGAEKLNQSEQEHIPSGGEKLNQSEQEHIPSGAEKLNQSEQEHIPSGGEKLNQSEQECIPSGGEKLNQSEQEHIPSGAEKLNQSEQERIPPGAEKLNQSEQECISSEVMYSVHSRILMTSDHTSLREGSVEISKEEYLAQGKVFSGGLGTEAVPDKIEGQDDQNLYMSTHADFTESHSIYSSLNSRPESQTDMNNLDIEESNSTDDESPNASQYLQPVTKANLTADQEDLLNVADSHYEDCNTLIEHSAEEVTSYQASNECLQTDEWEVLESPNKHLESGDPFAGHKRDSERSSKTDSEGQDLHSFLSSGVHNNFWGSNLETGAPYQPDEPYDHVTELPNQNLVLANNLSWVDLDNPQATNWNTKMDSDTPKASTLEEEDKQMPSQVKQLVCKDVVEGMNVTSEGSEDGDSWSSGEE